In Chaetodon trifascialis isolate fChaTrf1 chromosome 4, fChaTrf1.hap1, whole genome shotgun sequence, one DNA window encodes the following:
- the ifi44g gene encoding interferon-induced protein 44 — protein sequence METKTGETLCSGSALFVEPKLFKPTFAQPAIRKAARTKDAPGIVSTTSSTEKMESKPVFTFPAAQTMLESQWRDMEWTEEERKHLMKTISSYSPSSEEVTQARVLLLGPVSSGKSSFISSVQSAFFGRVTNRAMVGSSSTSFTKKLQSFNIRGQKGENPNGLVLCDIMALGDGEMTGLTLHDVLSVIKGHVPEGHKFSPDHPVSTETVGYVKGPVLRGKIHCVVFVVNASEILTYPKGLRGTFQQLREHISDLGVHQVALMTHIDQICPQTAKDVTQVYKSHIIRDMMDKAGALLGMSTSYIVPVKNYSSELAVDVNTDVLLLKAVDHILQYADLYFHDNIPQYTGPKTD from the exons ATGGAGACAAAAACCGGAGAAACACTGTG CAGCGGCAGTGCCTTATTTGTAGAACCCAAGTTGTTCAAACCAACTTTTGCCCAACCTGCTATCCGCAAAGCAGCGAGAACCAAAGATGCTCCCGGCATTGTTTCAACCACCAGTTCAACAGAGAAAATGGAGAGCAAACCTGTGTTTACATTTCCAG CGGCTCAAACTATGCTGGAATCTCAATGGAGAGACATGGAGTGGACAGAAGA GGAAAGGAAacacctgatgaagaccatcAGCTCCTACAGTCCGAGCTCTGAAGAGGTGACTCAGGCTCGGGTTCTCCTCCTCGGCCCTGTCAGCTCTGGAAAGTCCAGCTTCATCAGCTCAGTCCAGTCTGCGTTTTTTGGAAGAGTCACCAACCGGGCAATGGTGGGCTCCTCCTCAACCAGCTTCACCAAGAAG CTGCAGTCCTTCAACATCCGTGGACAGAAGGGAGAGAATCCTAATGGACTGGTGCTGTGTGATATTATGGCTCTGGGGGATGGAGAGATGACCGGACTGACCCTCCATGACGTTCTGTCTGTCATTAAAGGTCATGTGCCTGAGGGACACAAG TTCAGTCCAGATCACCCAGTGAGTACTGAGACTGTGGGATATGTGAAGGGGCCAGTCCTCAGAGGCAAGATCCATTGTGTGGTATTTGTGGTGAACGCTTCAGAAATCCTGACTTACCCTAAAGGCCTCAGGGGCACcttccagcagctcagagagcaCATCAGTGACCTGG GTGTTCACCAGGTGGCTCTGATGACCCACATAGACCAAATTTGTCCACAAACGGCCAAAGATGTCACCCAGGTTTACAAGAGCCACATCATTCGGGACATG atggaTAAAGCTGGAGCTCTGTTGGGTATGTCCACCTCCTACATCGTCCCAGTGAAGAACTACTCCTCAGAGTTGGCCGTGGATGTGAACACTGACGTGCTTCTGCTTAAAGCAGTCGATCACATCCTGCAGTATGCTGACCTGTATTTCCATGACAACATACCACAGTACACAGGGCCAAAGACAGACTAA